In Nicotiana tabacum cultivar K326 chromosome 17, ASM71507v2, whole genome shotgun sequence, one DNA window encodes the following:
- the LOC107774431 gene encoding la-related protein 6A has protein sequence MEADGEGVIPVPSHSHSVSSPPHDDDHPDFPPVGSPESHFIDDLSQPSDQHDAQVTPTLLTDDLRNKIVKQVEYYFSDENLPTDKFLLKYVMRDREGFVPVKVIASFRKVKKHTKDTAIIAAALRESSLLVVSSDGTKVKRLHPLPLSEIIDPKVCTVLVENLPEDHSVDNLRRIFGHAGNVKHITIRDPHTERDSRKCTTAEKLLSSKLHALVEYNTVEAAEKAVAILNDEQDWRFGLRVKLLKKTNKPGQNNKGWRDPDSERNKNVQASDQAVNVKNHSSEHRVLQNKPGQSKKGGSYPDSDRNTNIQASDLAVNEEHHSNEHHIDSQDEEEGDHRSKETIGEHAQKEKNEHRVQTRNRSRGRRNKRGTNGHGHGTTSYNHAVEPSKPPPGPRMPDGTRGFAMGRGRPLSSSPS, from the exons ATGGAAGCAGACGGTGAAGGAGTAATCCCAGTACCTTCCCACTCTCACAGTGTTTCATCTCCACCGCATGATGATGATCATCCTGATTTTCCACCTGTTGGATCGCCTGAGTCTCACTTCATTGACGATCTTTCTCAGCCGTCTGATCAACACGACGCCCAAGTCACCCCCACTCTCCTCACCGATGATCTTCGTAACAAGATCGTCAAgcag GTTGAGTATTACTTCAGCGATGAAAATTTGCCTACGGACAAGTTTCTGTTGAAATATGTGATGAGAGATAGGGAAGGTTTTG TCCCTGTGAAAGTAATTGCTTCTTTTAGAAAAGTCAAGAAGCACACGAAGGACACAGCAATAATAGCAGCTGCACTTAGGGAATCTTCTCTTCTT GTTGTAAGTTCTGATGGGACAAAGGTGAAGCGACTTCATCCTCTTCCATTAAGTGAGATTATAGATCCCAAG GTTTGTACCGTATTGGTGGAAAATTTACCCGAGGATCATTCTGTGGATAACCTTCGGCGCATATTTGGACATGCTGGGAA TGTAAAGCATATTACCATCCGTGATCCACACACTGAAAGAGATTCCAGAAAATGCACAACTGCGGAGAAGCTACTCAGTAGTAAG TTGCATGCTCTTGTGGAATATAACACTGTGGAAGCTGCTGAAAAAGCT GTGGCCATTTTGAATGATGAACAGGATTGGAGATTTGGCTTGCGAGTCAAGCTTCTCAAAAAAACA AACAAGCCTGGCCAAAATAATAAAGGCTGGAGAGATCCAGATTCTGAGAGGAATAAGAATGTCCAAGCATCTGATCAGGCAGTTAATGTAAAAAACCATTCAAGTGAGCATCGTGTTCTTCAGAACAAGCCTGGCCAAAGTAAGAAAGGCGGGAGCTATCCAGATTCTGATAGGAATACCAATATCCAAGCGTCTGATCTGGCAGTTAATGAGGAACACCATTCAAATGAGCATCATATTGATTCACAAGACGAAGAG GAGGGAGACCATCGATCAAAGGAGACCATTGGGGAGCATGcacaaaaggagaaaaatgagcATAGGGTGCAAACTAGAAATCGAAGTCGTGGAAGAAGAAACAAGCGTGGCACAAACGGACATG GCCATGGAACTACTTCTTACAATCATGCGGTTGAACCATCTAAACCTCCTCCTGGTCCAAGAATGCCTGATGGAACCAGAGGGTTTGCTATGGGTCGCGGCCGACCTCTTTCTTCATCTCCAAGCTAA